One genomic segment of Protaetiibacter intestinalis includes these proteins:
- a CDS encoding Fic family protein: MGSWPAATAEVFEWRSLARAETGPGLAEYLGGPREYTATIPASIAGVDVALPAALLAAADEAARELSRFDAELGHRVAAFAPVLLRSEAAASSQIEQLTASARAIFSAELGARGARNALLIAANTSALQAAVDLAGELGPAAIRQMHAVLMAEQPRHAPGRWREEPVWIGVSSQSPVGADFVAPPWELVPGLIDDLVAFTGRLDVLPLVSTAVAHAQFETIHPFTDGNGRTGRALAQAMLRHRAVTRSVAVPVSAGLLSDVEGYHRALTAYRAGDAEPIVARFTEASVRAVANARELVADIDAIHAGWRERVRARSDSGVWRVLDVVARTPVVDAALIARELGIRTQNAYPLLRDLTEKGVLAAKNEYRIGTLWRSEEILDAVDRFARRAGRRQRA, from the coding sequence ATGGGATCGTGGCCGGCGGCGACAGCCGAGGTGTTCGAGTGGCGATCGCTCGCGCGCGCGGAAACGGGTCCGGGCCTCGCCGAGTACCTGGGCGGTCCGCGCGAGTACACCGCGACGATTCCGGCATCGATCGCCGGAGTCGACGTGGCGCTACCGGCCGCCCTGCTCGCGGCCGCGGACGAGGCCGCTCGTGAATTGAGTCGGTTCGATGCCGAGCTGGGCCACCGCGTCGCGGCGTTCGCGCCCGTGCTGTTGCGGAGCGAGGCTGCAGCCTCGTCGCAGATCGAGCAGCTCACGGCGAGCGCCCGTGCGATCTTCTCGGCGGAGCTCGGCGCTCGGGGAGCCCGCAACGCATTGCTCATCGCGGCGAACACCTCCGCACTCCAGGCCGCCGTGGATCTCGCAGGAGAACTCGGCCCGGCCGCCATCCGCCAGATGCACGCGGTTCTCATGGCGGAGCAGCCCCGGCACGCGCCCGGCCGGTGGCGCGAGGAGCCGGTCTGGATCGGGGTCTCGTCGCAGTCGCCGGTCGGGGCGGACTTCGTGGCTCCTCCGTGGGAGCTCGTCCCCGGGCTGATCGACGACCTCGTGGCTTTCACCGGGCGGCTGGATGTGCTGCCGCTGGTGTCCACGGCGGTCGCACACGCGCAGTTCGAGACCATCCACCCGTTCACCGACGGGAATGGCCGAACCGGTCGTGCGCTGGCTCAGGCGATGCTCCGACATCGCGCGGTCACCCGCAGCGTCGCCGTACCGGTCTCTGCGGGTCTGCTCTCGGACGTCGAGGGGTACCACCGGGCGTTGACGGCATACCGCGCCGGCGACGCCGAACCGATCGTCGCCAGGTTCACGGAGGCGAGCGTGCGCGCGGTGGCCAACGCACGCGAGCTGGTGGCTGACATCGATGCGATCCACGCCGGGTGGCGCGAGCGTGTGCGGGCCCGCTCGGACAGCGGAGTGTGGCGGGTGCTGGACGTCGTCGCCCGGACTCCTGTGGTGGATGCCGCGCTGATCGCCCGCGAGCTCGGCATCCGGACGCAGAACGCGTACCCGCTGCTGCGTGACCTCACGGAGAAGGGCGTGCTTGCGGCGAAGAACGAGTATCGGATCGGAACCCTCTGGCGTAGCGAGGAGATCCTCGACGCCGTCGACCGCTTCGCGAGGCGCGCAGGTCGTCGGCAGCGGGCCTAA
- a CDS encoding SDR family NAD(P)-dependent oxidoreductase translates to MNSQQNEHPSVVVVTGASAGIGRSAAVEIARRGSGVIATYHSRPEGAEETVALIEELGGRAHALRLDVGDTATFPAFHDAVRDLLASEWGADSIDALVNNAGFGGGRSFEEMTEEAFDDYYRVLLRGPYFLTRSLLPLLAPGGAILSVSSSSVRPGDTEPGYSGYAGMKAGLITASRFLARELGERGIRVNTIAPGPTRTRLGGDAFEKYPEIIAPLAAKTVLGRIGEPEDIGRVIAFLVSPEAAWITGQDIQVSGGYAL, encoded by the coding sequence ATGAACAGTCAGCAGAACGAACACCCGTCCGTCGTCGTGGTGACCGGTGCGAGCGCCGGCATCGGGCGCAGCGCCGCCGTCGAGATCGCCCGGCGCGGCTCCGGCGTCATCGCGACCTACCACTCTCGCCCGGAGGGCGCCGAGGAGACCGTCGCCCTCATCGAGGAGCTCGGAGGGCGGGCTCACGCGCTCCGGCTCGACGTCGGCGACACCGCGACCTTCCCCGCCTTCCACGACGCGGTGCGCGACCTCCTCGCCTCCGAGTGGGGCGCCGACAGCATCGACGCGCTCGTCAACAACGCCGGCTTCGGCGGCGGCCGCTCCTTCGAGGAGATGACCGAGGAAGCCTTCGACGACTACTACCGCGTGCTGTTGCGCGGCCCCTACTTCCTCACCCGGTCGCTCCTGCCGCTGCTCGCGCCGGGCGGCGCGATCCTCAGCGTCTCCAGCAGCTCCGTGCGCCCCGGCGACACCGAGCCCGGCTACTCCGGGTACGCGGGGATGAAGGCCGGCCTCATCACGGCGAGCCGCTTCCTGGCCCGCGAGCTCGGCGAGCGCGGCATCCGCGTCAACACGATCGCACCCGGACCCACCCGTACGCGCCTCGGCGGCGACGCCTTCGAGAAGTACCCGGAGATCATCGCCCCGCTCGCCGCGAAGACGGTGCTCGGCCGCATCGGCGAACCCGAGGACATCGGGCGCGTCATCGCGTTCCTCGTCTCGCCCGAGGCGGCCTGGATCACCGGCCAGGACATCCAGGTGTCCGGCGGGTACGCGCTGTGA
- the helR gene encoding RNA polymerase recycling motor ATPase HelR: MTRRNPVFDLPDRLAAKRDPALIAGDEEHFARIAETLEATIAELGERLAAERRRPQGEGQDALDRDQEIHRLTAQLRSLTRFGLDLCLGRIVRAGEAEPVYIGRLGLTDRDGERLLVDWRSPAAEPFFAATHGDPHGLVSRRRFRWTRGRITDYWDEAFTAEGLENTAALDDQSAFIASLGSSRSARMRDVLGTIQADQDAIIRASSRGALVVDGGPGTGKTVVALHRSAYLLYSDPRLSRGRGGVLFVGPSAGYLAYTADVLPGLGEEGVQTCTLRDLVPEGADAGVEADAEVARLKSSVAMVRAVEAAVRYHERPPTTGLAVTTDWAALHLDADDWAEAFDAPDPGTPHNEARLVVWEALLEILERQHDDRIPPHQVRRSLTRNAELRAAFSRAWPVLDPAGVVGDLWSVPAYLRVSAPWLAAEEVALLQRGEPRAWTVSDLPILDAARLRIGDPRTSSVRRRAEAELADRRERMSTVIDYLVGSQELDDGEGVMTMLSVSDLQNTLVDESGIAHLDPDELAGPFAHVVVDEAQELTDAEWQMLLARCPSRSFTIVGDRAQARHGFTESWEERLTRVGLRAVTLASLTINYRTPAEIMAEAEPVIRAAIPDANVPVSVRSNGIPVRHGRLDELDTVLGAWLAEHDDGVACVIGAPGFAPGERVRSLTPELAKGLEFDLVVLVDPARFGTGIEGAVDHYVAMTRATERLVVLEGGA; encoded by the coding sequence GTGACCCGTCGAAACCCTGTCTTCGACCTCCCCGATCGCCTCGCCGCGAAGCGCGACCCCGCGCTCATCGCGGGCGATGAGGAGCATTTCGCGCGCATCGCCGAGACGCTCGAGGCGACGATCGCCGAACTCGGCGAGCGGCTCGCGGCCGAGCGGCGTCGGCCGCAGGGCGAGGGTCAGGATGCGCTCGACCGCGACCAGGAGATCCATCGGCTGACCGCGCAGCTGCGCTCGCTCACCCGCTTCGGCCTCGACCTGTGCCTCGGCCGGATCGTGCGCGCGGGTGAGGCCGAGCCGGTCTACATCGGCCGTCTCGGCCTCACCGACCGCGACGGTGAGCGCCTGCTCGTCGACTGGCGCTCGCCCGCCGCCGAGCCCTTCTTCGCCGCCACCCACGGCGACCCGCACGGCCTCGTCAGCCGCCGCCGCTTCCGCTGGACCCGCGGCCGCATCACCGACTACTGGGACGAGGCGTTCACCGCCGAGGGGCTCGAGAACACCGCCGCCCTCGACGACCAGTCGGCGTTCATCGCGAGCCTCGGCAGCAGCCGCTCGGCCCGCATGCGCGACGTGCTCGGCACCATCCAGGCCGACCAGGACGCCATCATCCGCGCCTCATCGCGCGGCGCCCTCGTGGTCGACGGCGGCCCCGGCACCGGCAAGACCGTCGTGGCGCTGCACCGCAGCGCCTACCTGCTGTACTCCGACCCGCGCCTCAGCCGCGGCCGCGGCGGCGTGCTGTTCGTCGGCCCGAGCGCCGGCTACCTCGCCTACACCGCCGACGTGCTGCCGGGACTCGGCGAGGAGGGCGTGCAGACCTGCACCCTGCGCGACCTCGTGCCCGAGGGGGCGGATGCCGGGGTCGAGGCGGATGCCGAGGTCGCGCGGTTGAAGTCCTCCGTCGCGATGGTGCGGGCCGTCGAGGCCGCCGTGCGCTACCACGAGCGCCCGCCCACCACGGGGCTCGCCGTGACGACCGACTGGGCCGCGCTGCACCTCGACGCCGACGACTGGGCGGAGGCCTTCGACGCACCCGACCCCGGCACCCCGCACAACGAGGCGCGGCTCGTGGTGTGGGAGGCGCTGCTCGAGATCCTCGAACGGCAGCACGACGACCGCATCCCGCCCCACCAGGTGCGCCGCTCGCTCACGCGCAACGCCGAACTGCGCGCCGCCTTCAGCCGCGCCTGGCCGGTGCTCGACCCCGCGGGGGTCGTGGGCGACCTGTGGTCGGTGCCCGCCTACCTGCGGGTGAGCGCACCGTGGCTCGCCGCGGAGGAGGTCGCGCTGCTGCAGCGTGGTGAGCCGCGCGCGTGGACGGTCTCCGACCTGCCGATCCTCGACGCGGCCCGCCTGCGCATCGGCGACCCGCGCACCTCATCCGTGCGGCGCCGCGCCGAGGCGGAGCTCGCCGACCGGCGCGAGCGGATGTCGACCGTGATCGACTACCTCGTCGGTTCGCAGGAGCTCGACGACGGCGAGGGTGTCATGACGATGCTGTCGGTCTCCGACCTGCAGAACACCCTCGTCGACGAGTCGGGGATCGCGCACCTCGACCCCGACGAGCTGGCGGGGCCGTTCGCCCACGTCGTCGTCGACGAGGCGCAGGAGCTCACCGACGCCGAGTGGCAGATGCTGCTCGCGCGGTGCCCCTCCCGCAGCTTCACGATCGTCGGCGACCGCGCCCAGGCGCGCCACGGCTTCACCGAGAGCTGGGAGGAGCGCCTCACCCGGGTGGGCCTGCGTGCCGTCACGCTCGCCTCGCTCACCATCAACTACCGCACGCCGGCCGAGATCATGGCGGAGGCCGAGCCCGTGATCCGCGCGGCGATCCCGGATGCCAACGTGCCGGTCTCGGTGCGCAGCAACGGCATCCCGGTGCGCCACGGTCGGCTCGACGAGCTCGACACCGTGCTCGGCGCCTGGCTCGCCGAGCACGACGACGGCGTCGCGTGCGTCATCGGCGCCCCGGGGTTCGCACCGGGGGAGCGGGTGCGCTCGCTCACCCCGGAGCTCGCGAAGGGGCTCGAGTTCGACCTCGTCGTGCTCGTCGACCCCGCGCGGTTCGGCACCGGCATCGAGGGCGCCGTCGACCACTACGTCGCGATGACCCGCGCCACCGAGCGACTCGTCGTGCTCGAGGGCGGAGCCTGA
- a CDS encoding AraC family transcriptional regulator encodes MSLPELQSLLVRHAANGVSPTAIPGVLVARQDESGPQDESTTGTVLAIVAQGSKRLSVGDAVHDYGPGQFLVASVEVPVSGRYTDVSPDHPALGFGLELRPEVIAELLLNPAAADVARPVRGEPVPPAIAVGTASARLLDAAVRMLRLLDTPRDIPVLAPMIEREILWLVMSGEQGATVRQLGLADSSLSRVRHVARWMRERYAETVRVDELASLANMSASAFHRAFHTVTAMSPIQYQKSIRLQEARLRLLADPADIAGTAYAVGYESPSQFSREYRRQFGEPPSRDVARLLETVGQPRRHSAVL; translated from the coding sequence ATGTCGTTGCCCGAACTGCAGAGCCTGCTCGTCCGCCACGCCGCGAACGGGGTCTCGCCCACCGCCATCCCCGGCGTGCTCGTCGCCCGTCAGGACGAGTCCGGGCCGCAGGACGAGTCGACGACGGGCACGGTGCTCGCGATCGTCGCCCAGGGTTCGAAGCGCCTCTCGGTCGGCGACGCCGTGCACGACTACGGCCCGGGGCAGTTCCTCGTCGCCTCGGTCGAGGTGCCCGTGAGCGGACGTTACACGGACGTGTCGCCCGACCACCCCGCCCTCGGCTTCGGGCTCGAGCTGCGTCCGGAGGTCATCGCGGAGCTGCTGCTCAACCCCGCCGCCGCCGACGTCGCGCGGCCCGTGCGCGGCGAACCCGTCCCACCCGCGATCGCCGTGGGCACCGCATCCGCGCGCCTGCTCGACGCGGCGGTGCGGATGCTGCGGCTGCTCGACACCCCGCGCGACATCCCCGTGCTCGCCCCGATGATCGAGCGCGAGATCCTCTGGCTCGTCATGTCGGGCGAGCAGGGGGCGACCGTGCGCCAGCTCGGCCTCGCCGACAGCAGCCTGAGCCGCGTGCGCCACGTCGCCCGATGGATGCGCGAGCGCTACGCCGAGACGGTGCGCGTCGACGAGCTGGCGTCGCTCGCGAACATGAGTGCCTCGGCGTTCCACCGCGCGTTCCACACCGTCACCGCGATGAGCCCCATCCAGTACCAGAAGAGCATCCGGCTGCAGGAGGCGCGGCTGCGGCTGCTCGCCGACCCCGCCGACATCGCCGGCACCGCATACGCCGTCGGCTACGAGAGCCCCTCGCAGTTCAGCCGTGAGTACCGTCGCCAGTTCGGCGAGCCCCCGAGTCGCGACGTCGCGCGGCTGCTCGAGACGGTCGGTCAGCCGCGCCGCCACTCGGCGGTGCTCTGA
- a CDS encoding SDR family NAD(P)-dependent oxidoreductase: MTSVEGRWGTVVLTGATSGIGEATARLLVTRCEVLVVQGPESADAVAPLLRELRTRGRAEVHYVPADFTSLDAVVDAARAIRARVPHGIDLLINDAGVPGAPERLLTVDGFERTLQVNALAPALLTRLLVPALAAGARIVNVGSSAHRVERFHLDDPDLVHDYSPVAAYARSKLAMVTWSALLAEEEAGTSTTVVALCPGLNDTPLSAAMMGRIGGPPSRGAERVLHATVADVPSGSYLEDDRVVAPSPEVTDPGNRARLAALYVGRLAPVASRR, translated from the coding sequence GTGACCTCCGTCGAGGGTCGTTGGGGCACGGTCGTGCTCACGGGTGCGACGAGCGGCATCGGCGAGGCGACGGCGCGGCTGCTCGTCACGCGGTGCGAGGTGCTCGTCGTCCAGGGGCCCGAGTCTGCGGATGCCGTCGCGCCGCTGCTGCGGGAGCTGCGGACGCGGGGCCGCGCCGAGGTGCACTACGTGCCGGCGGACTTCACGAGCCTCGACGCCGTCGTCGACGCGGCGCGCGCGATCCGGGCGCGGGTGCCGCACGGGATCGACCTGCTCATCAACGACGCGGGTGTGCCGGGTGCTCCCGAGCGGCTCCTGACCGTCGACGGCTTCGAGCGCACCCTCCAGGTGAACGCGCTCGCGCCCGCGCTCCTCACGCGCCTGCTCGTGCCGGCGCTCGCCGCGGGCGCGCGCATCGTCAACGTCGGCTCGTCGGCGCACCGGGTCGAGCGGTTCCACCTCGACGACCCCGACCTCGTCCACGACTACTCGCCGGTGGCGGCCTACGCGCGGTCGAAGCTCGCGATGGTCACCTGGTCGGCACTGCTCGCCGAGGAGGAGGCGGGCACCTCGACGACCGTCGTCGCGCTGTGCCCGGGACTCAACGACACCCCGCTGAGCGCGGCGATGATGGGTCGCATCGGCGGACCGCCGTCGCGCGGGGCCGAGCGCGTGCTGCATGCAACGGTCGCGGACGTGCCGTCGGGTTCGTACCTCGAGGACGATCGGGTCGTCGCCCCGAGTCCCGAGGTGACCGACCCGGGCAACCGGGCGCGGCTCGCCGCCCTCTACGTCGGGCGGCTCGCGCCCGTCGCCTCCCGGAGATGA